A portion of the Candidatus Neptunochlamydia vexilliferae genome contains these proteins:
- a CDS encoding tetratricopeptide repeat protein: MTKNEGATKSKYIQYAKLFQVQRSNATFFAKKGEQQSFLTSTSNQFLQTKKLSFDIFPMAHKRYFSNGQPGGYPSMGNEELAIELNKAAQLGKVLFTQGKYKEALGYQNRAVELSRKLNNSLVLSSILSDMGGTLACLGNYEEALKVHKEVLEINREMIDERRGDAAVSLNNMATVTEKLGKLNEALELYKQSLKIFKELQGTRWGKNALLTSNNIGAAYNYLGQHTEALKWQKEALELGEKFLKQEDPNMVAVINNIGLTLNYLKRNEEAMKYHKQGLELRKKLLGDMHPHVALSLNNVGMCFGYMGNNTEALKYYKEAIEIYRSSAGEGLPDLLARSLGNAGLAYASLKDYAQALEYLSLSFKTYCRVFKEPHPETEAALLNLTLFTGAPNTSEQTRKIKDEVLPLAEERLGSNHRLVETLQNLVRS; the protein is encoded by the coding sequence TTGACAAAAAATGAAGGTGCTACTAAGTCAAAATATATTCAATATGCAAAGCTCTTTCAGGTACAAAGGTCCAATGCTACCTTCTTTGCAAAAAAAGGAGAACAACAAAGTTTTTTAACAAGCACTAGCAACCAATTTTTGCAAACAAAAAAACTTAGTTTTGACATCTTTCCTATGGCCCATAAAAGATATTTCTCTAATGGGCAGCCTGGTGGTTATCCTTCAATGGGTAATGAAGAATTAGCTATAGAACTTAATAAGGCTGCTCAATTGGGGAAGGTTCTTTTTACACAAGGCAAGTATAAGGAAGCACTGGGGTACCAAAATAGAGCGGTAGAACTTTCTAGAAAATTGAATAATTCTCTTGTTTTGTCATCGATCTTAAGCGATATGGGAGGAACGCTTGCTTGTTTGGGAAATTATGAAGAAGCCTTAAAAGTGCACAAAGAGGTGTTAGAGATAAACAGGGAAATGATAGACGAGAGGCGTGGTGACGCAGCAGTAAGCTTGAATAATATGGCAACGGTTACTGAAAAGCTAGGAAAGCTGAATGAGGCTTTGGAGCTTTATAAGCAGTCTTTAAAAATTTTTAAGGAGCTCCAAGGGACGAGGTGGGGTAAAAATGCATTATTAACTTCAAATAATATAGGAGCTGCCTATAATTATTTAGGACAACATACTGAGGCACTAAAATGGCAGAAAGAGGCTTTAGAATTAGGTGAAAAGTTTTTAAAACAAGAAGATCCCAATATGGTTGCAGTTATAAATAATATAGGATTAACACTTAACTATTTAAAAAGAAATGAAGAAGCAATGAAGTATCATAAGCAAGGGCTAGAGCTTCGTAAAAAACTACTAGGAGATATGCATCCACATGTGGCATTGAGTTTAAATAATGTGGGAATGTGCTTTGGGTACATGGGAAATAACACTGAGGCATTGAAGTATTATAAGGAAGCAATAGAAATTTATAGGAGTTCTGCTGGAGAAGGACTCCCGGACCTATTGGCAAGGAGCCTGGGTAATGCAGGTCTAGCCTATGCTAGTCTAAAAGATTATGCCCAGGCTCTAGAATATCTATCACTAAGTTTCAAAACTTACTGCCGCGTGTTTAAGGAACCACACCCTGAAACTGAAGCTGCTTTACTTAATCTAACTCTTTTTACTGGGGCTCCGAATACCTCCGAGCAAACAAGGAAAATAAAGGATGAGGTTCTTCCCCTTGCTGAAGAGAGATTGGGGTCGAATCACCGGCTTGTAGAGACTCTTCAAAACTTAGTTCGATCTTGA
- a CDS encoding TrmH family RNA methyltransferase: MTFTKEKFFSLPYRKRHKHAGRHLRSLYEQKLPLDPHYRMMEEWLELPPLEENREAISDRFHLHMREAAISLQEHNTLDVKRLDILSNAPYLPIGIYLEELRSAFNIGSILRTVEAFRLGTVYFSENTPFIDNPKVEKTAMGVAHTVPTQRGDLSTLPGPLIALETVEGAPSIFDFEFPDSFSLLLGNEEYGLKAKTLEAADHIVQIPLVGSKNSLNVASAFAIAAAHFSVAKRDRTLL, translated from the coding sequence ATGACTTTTACCAAGGAAAAGTTCTTTTCCCTCCCCTACCGCAAGCGGCATAAGCATGCGGGAAGACACCTCCGCTCCCTTTATGAGCAAAAACTCCCCCTCGACCCCCACTATCGAATGATGGAAGAGTGGCTTGAACTCCCCCCCCTTGAAGAAAATAGGGAGGCGATCAGCGATCGGTTCCACCTTCATATGCGAGAAGCTGCCATTTCCCTGCAAGAACACAACACTTTAGATGTAAAGCGGCTTGATATCCTCTCTAACGCCCCTTACCTTCCGATCGGAATTTACCTGGAAGAGCTCCGCTCCGCCTTTAATATTGGGAGCATCCTCCGAACCGTTGAAGCCTTTCGCCTTGGAACGGTTTACTTTTCAGAAAACACCCCCTTCATCGATAACCCCAAAGTGGAAAAAACGGCGATGGGTGTTGCCCACACCGTCCCCACCCAACGGGGTGACTTAAGCACTCTTCCTGGACCCCTTATCGCTCTAGAAACTGTCGAAGGGGCCCCCTCTATTTTCGACTTTGAGTTTCCCGACAGCTTTTCTCTTCTCCTGGGTAACGAAGAGTATGGGCTCAAGGCAAAAACCCTCGAAGCCGCCGACCATATCGTCCAAATTCCCCTCGTAGGATCGAAAAACTCCCTCAATGTTGCAAGCGCCTTTGCGATCGCTGCAGCACATTTTTCTGTTGCGAAAAGGGATCGTACTTTATTATGA
- a CDS encoding ABC-F family ATP-binding cassette domain-containing protein: MIVLDKISKKIGTRVLFDDVCAAFNPGNRYGLTGPNGAGKSTLLKIMMGVEDATSGSVSLPKKVGFLRQNIEEFKDIRVLDAVIVGNARLWEAMVERDMLYEKEMTDEIGMRLGDLEEVIADEDGYSADSNAEVLLIGMGIDAEFHEKQMHELPTDLQFRVLLCQALFGEPEALLLDEPTNHLDLESIGWLETFLHNYTGTLIVVSHDRHFLNAVTTHIADIDYDTIITYPGNYDEMLVAKTAVRSRAEQEAKSKEKKIAQLKEFVSKFGAGTRASQVQSRIREIGRLQPQELKKSNIQRPFIRFTPPEKQSGKIALRLENVNKSFGDNPVIKDFSIELMRGDKVAVIGTNGIGKTTLLKLFAGVLEPDSGTIERGHQVELAYFPQNHEEFIDKSEKVQAFDWLKRFRKSAYDQEIRSVMGRMLFGGDDAFKEISKLSGGETARLIFAALLLNKHNTLVLDEPNNHLDLEAVSALGWGLSEFQGTTIVASHDRDLINEYATKIISIESNGIQVFDGTLEEFLAARA, encoded by the coding sequence ATGATTGTTCTAGATAAAATTTCAAAAAAGATTGGGACTCGCGTCCTTTTTGACGATGTCTGCGCCGCCTTCAACCCGGGGAATCGGTATGGCCTAACCGGCCCTAACGGAGCTGGAAAGTCCACCCTCCTTAAGATCATGATGGGGGTCGAAGATGCGACCTCGGGATCTGTCTCCCTTCCTAAAAAAGTGGGCTTCCTCAGACAAAACATCGAAGAGTTCAAAGATATCCGCGTTCTCGATGCGGTGATCGTCGGCAATGCCCGCCTTTGGGAAGCGATGGTCGAGCGAGACATGCTTTATGAAAAAGAGATGACCGACGAAATCGGAATGCGACTAGGCGATCTAGAAGAAGTCATTGCTGACGAAGATGGCTATAGCGCCGACTCCAATGCCGAGGTCCTCCTCATTGGAATGGGAATTGATGCCGAATTTCATGAAAAACAGATGCATGAGCTCCCCACAGATTTACAGTTCCGCGTTCTCCTTTGTCAGGCCCTTTTTGGAGAGCCCGAAGCTCTTCTTCTCGACGAGCCAACGAACCACCTTGACCTCGAATCGATCGGCTGGCTGGAAACCTTCCTCCACAATTATACCGGCACGTTAATTGTTGTGAGTCACGACCGCCACTTCCTCAACGCCGTCACCACCCATATCGCCGACATCGACTACGACACGATCATCACCTATCCCGGCAACTACGATGAGATGCTCGTTGCAAAAACAGCAGTCCGCTCCCGCGCCGAGCAAGAGGCGAAGTCAAAAGAGAAAAAGATTGCGCAACTCAAAGAATTTGTCTCCAAGTTTGGAGCAGGAACCCGTGCCTCTCAAGTGCAGTCACGGATCCGGGAAATCGGCCGCCTCCAACCCCAAGAACTTAAAAAGTCAAACATCCAACGCCCCTTTATCCGCTTTACACCTCCAGAAAAACAGTCTGGTAAGATCGCCCTCAGACTCGAAAATGTGAACAAAAGCTTTGGGGACAACCCTGTCATTAAAGATTTTTCAATCGAGCTGATGCGAGGCGATAAGGTTGCAGTGATCGGAACCAACGGCATTGGAAAAACCACCCTTTTAAAACTCTTTGCTGGCGTCTTGGAGCCCGATAGCGGAACAATCGAGCGGGGCCACCAGGTCGAACTTGCCTACTTCCCCCAAAACCACGAAGAATTCATCGACAAAAGTGAGAAGGTGCAAGCCTTCGACTGGCTCAAACGGTTTAGAAAAAGTGCCTATGACCAAGAAATCCGAAGTGTCATGGGGCGGATGCTCTTTGGAGGAGACGATGCCTTCAAGGAAATCTCCAAACTCTCAGGAGGAGAAACCGCCCGCCTAATTTTTGCAGCCCTTCTTCTCAACAAACACAACACACTGGTTCTCGACGAGCCTAATAACCACCTTGACCTCGAAGCGGTGTCTGCTCTCGGTTGGGGCCTGTCCGAATTCCAAGGAACGACGATCGTTGCCTCTCATGACCGGGACCTTATTAATGAGTATGCCACTAAGATCATCTCGATTGAATCAAATGGGATCCAGGTCTTCGATGGCACCCTCGAAGAGTTCCTCGCTGCCAGGGCATGA
- a CDS encoding linear amide C-N hydrolase produces the protein MIKLFLFVCVSSILFGCTDFCLHDEKDNVVIGRSMEFSVPLKSELVIHPKGEEMGKNGFSWTNKYTYIGVTAFVREIITDGMNEAGLSYGALWFPSAKYPQVDHDKKALPVEALGDWLLGNFATVKEVKEVIEAVNLIGVKIPQIDSVPPLHLSIHDRSGASLVVEFIDGKIEVSDNTVGVLTNAPYFKWHVINLANYIDLTPLNKGAINLEGTVIGPLGQGSGLLGIPGDWTPPSRFVRMSTFKNIVHKARNPKENVNLAFHLLNTVDIPYGAIRSLDGHYNYTQWTVVKDLENNILYYRDYDSLCIKKLAMPKNANKVQYFPLD, from the coding sequence ATGATTAAGCTATTCTTATTTGTTTGCGTTTCTTCCATTCTTTTTGGGTGCACCGACTTTTGTCTTCATGATGAAAAGGACAATGTGGTCATTGGGCGATCGATGGAATTTTCGGTTCCACTCAAGTCAGAGCTGGTGATCCATCCAAAGGGAGAGGAGATGGGTAAAAATGGCTTTTCCTGGACCAACAAATACACCTATATTGGTGTGACCGCTTTTGTTCGAGAAATCATCACCGATGGAATGAATGAAGCAGGCCTTTCCTATGGCGCCCTTTGGTTTCCTTCTGCAAAATATCCCCAAGTGGACCACGATAAGAAAGCGCTTCCAGTGGAAGCTTTAGGCGACTGGCTCTTAGGAAATTTTGCGACCGTTAAAGAGGTCAAAGAGGTGATCGAAGCGGTAAACCTCATCGGAGTAAAAATTCCTCAAATCGATTCGGTCCCTCCCCTCCATCTTTCGATCCATGACCGGTCAGGAGCTAGCCTTGTCGTTGAGTTTATCGATGGGAAGATAGAAGTCTCTGATAATACTGTCGGTGTCTTGACCAATGCCCCCTACTTTAAGTGGCATGTGATCAACCTCGCGAACTACATCGACCTGACCCCTCTGAATAAGGGGGCAATCAACCTTGAGGGAACGGTGATCGGCCCTCTCGGACAAGGATCGGGACTCCTCGGAATCCCCGGAGATTGGACCCCTCCTTCCCGCTTTGTCCGGATGTCCACCTTCAAAAATATTGTTCACAAAGCAAGGAATCCCAAAGAAAATGTGAACCTCGCTTTCCACCTTCTGAACACCGTTGACATCCCTTATGGAGCAATCCGCTCCCTTGATGGACACTACAACTATACTCAATGGACTGTTGTTAAAGATCTAGAAAACAATATCCTCTACTACCGGGACTACGACAGTCTCTGCATCAAAAAGCTCGCCATGCCCAAAAATGCGAACAAAGTCCAGTATTTTCCTCTGGATTAA
- a CDS encoding tyrosine recombinase XerC, translating to MNFKKFSGEFIHYMEVVKNASPHTLRNYHLDLKAFKDFSKGKEINKRTIRSYLAHLQIKGASKRTILRHLSSLRSLFKYLLREKKIKENPAAEIGSPKLDKPIPKALSYGEVEELFKQPNTDELLGFRDRCIMELFYSSGLRISELALLDRGDFNPKGRSLRVKGKGKKERIVPITQNATKWMKEYLNHPTRFEEGKPHYQKDQEAIFLNKWGERLSPRSIDRLFKTYLRKSGLAGNITPHTIRHTIATHWLEKGMDLKTIQVLLGHASLGTTTIYTRVSTKLKREVYEKAHPRAKRARKSASKASA from the coding sequence ATGAATTTTAAAAAGTTTTCAGGGGAGTTTATCCACTATATGGAGGTGGTGAAAAATGCCTCTCCCCATACTCTCCGCAACTACCATCTTGACTTAAAAGCCTTTAAAGACTTTTCCAAGGGAAAAGAGATCAATAAGCGGACAATTCGCAGTTACCTTGCCCATCTTCAGATAAAAGGAGCCTCGAAACGGACCATTTTGCGTCACCTCTCTTCGCTTCGCTCCCTTTTTAAATACCTTCTTCGGGAAAAAAAGATTAAAGAAAACCCCGCCGCTGAAATCGGCAGTCCGAAGCTAGACAAGCCCATTCCTAAAGCCCTCTCTTATGGAGAGGTGGAAGAGCTCTTTAAGCAACCCAATACCGATGAGCTGTTAGGATTTCGTGACCGGTGCATCATGGAACTTTTCTACAGCTCAGGGCTTCGGATTAGCGAATTGGCCCTTCTCGACCGCGGAGACTTTAATCCCAAAGGGCGCTCTTTGCGGGTGAAGGGAAAAGGAAAAAAAGAGCGGATCGTTCCCATTACTCAAAACGCCACTAAGTGGATGAAAGAGTACCTCAACCATCCCACCCGCTTCGAAGAGGGAAAGCCCCACTATCAAAAAGATCAAGAGGCCATTTTTCTTAATAAGTGGGGAGAGCGCCTTTCCCCTCGCTCGATCGACCGCCTCTTTAAAACCTATCTTCGGAAAAGTGGCCTTGCAGGGAACATCACCCCCCACACAATCCGTCATACGATCGCGACCCACTGGCTTGAAAAAGGGATGGATCTCAAGACGATTCAGGTTCTTTTGGGACATGCTTCACTCGGGACAACGACGATCTACACTCGCGTTTCAACAAAGCTGAAACGGGAGGTCTATGAAAAGGCCCATCCAAGAGCAAAGCGGGCAAGAAAAAGCGCTAGCAAAGCTAGCGCTTGA
- the cdsZ gene encoding zinc ribbon domain regulatory protein CdsZ: MDQRLKLLLEIQELDIKMIRLMRVKKQRQKELKQIESLRTELKEQLALKEEEISEINKQVKGLEEKIQELTDKYKKFEAQQASIKKVEEFNALTQEMTAVEREKVALETQTSNILDKKVAEEEILEKIKESLTSSETSSQELEKEIKANIDQINEEGQQLKTERDALIDKVDPEILTIYERLLRNKKDRVIVPIENRACSGCHIALTLQHENLVRKGENVIFCEHCSRIHFWQESEAVEGTTVATKRRRRRTVKA; this comes from the coding sequence ATGGACCAAAGATTAAAACTACTTCTTGAAATTCAAGAACTTGATATTAAGATGATTCGCCTCATGCGGGTCAAAAAGCAGCGACAGAAAGAGCTGAAGCAGATCGAATCCCTCCGCACTGAGCTAAAAGAGCAGCTAGCCCTTAAAGAAGAAGAGATTAGCGAAATCAACAAGCAGGTCAAAGGGCTTGAGGAGAAGATTCAGGAACTCACCGATAAGTACAAAAAGTTTGAGGCTCAGCAAGCTTCTATCAAAAAAGTCGAAGAATTCAACGCCCTGACCCAGGAAATGACTGCTGTTGAGCGGGAAAAGGTTGCTCTCGAGACCCAAACCTCCAACATTTTAGATAAAAAAGTTGCTGAGGAAGAGATCCTTGAAAAGATCAAGGAGAGCCTCACCTCCTCTGAAACAAGTAGCCAAGAGCTCGAAAAAGAGATCAAGGCGAATATCGACCAGATCAACGAAGAGGGTCAGCAGCTAAAGACAGAGCGAGATGCGCTCATCGATAAGGTGGATCCTGAGATCCTTACCATTTACGAAAGACTCCTTCGCAATAAGAAAGACCGCGTCATCGTCCCGATTGAAAACCGGGCCTGCAGCGGCTGCCACATTGCCCTCACCCTTCAGCATGAAAACCTCGTGCGAAAAGGAGAGAACGTAATCTTCTGTGAGCACTGCTCGCGGATCCACTTCTGGCAGGAGAGCGAAGCTGTCGAAGGAACCACTGTTGCGACAAAGCGCCGCCGCCGCCGCACAGTGAAGGCCTAA
- a CDS encoding glycine hydroxymethyltransferase translates to MTFLNRYFDQVPEGERSSAAIAYLAAIDHLNEQNPEIADGILKELADQRGTLKMIASENYSSLATQLAMGNLLTDKYSEGFPFHRFYAGCENVDRIEALAVEELKKLFNAEHAYVQPHSGADANLVAFWAILVHRVQNPNVKRLYNKSVDELSTEEYEEIRQLMLNQKMMGLSLDAGGHLTHGFRHNVSAKMMQAVTYGVDPKTEEMDYKAIEEQAMREKPTILIAGYSAYPRLVNFAKMREIADKCGAVFVVDMAHFAGLVAGKVLTGEYDPVPYADIVTSTTHKTLRGPRGGLILCKKEYREVIDKGCPLVLGGPLPHVMAAKAVAFKEANSEAFQNYAKQVVLNAQAFAESLLRKDVRLVTGGTDNHLLVVDVMSSFGLTGRQAEVAMREALMTVNRNAIPNDPNGAWYTSGVRIGTPALTSRGLKENEMREIADLMVDLLKVTQAKVVERTGNLSKAKVSIDATVLERARHEVTRLLSEFPLYPELGAV, encoded by the coding sequence ATGACATTTTTGAACCGCTACTTTGATCAGGTCCCAGAGGGGGAGCGGTCCTCTGCCGCGATCGCTTATCTGGCGGCAATTGATCATTTAAACGAGCAAAACCCCGAGATTGCCGACGGGATCCTTAAGGAACTTGCTGATCAACGGGGCACTCTCAAGATGATCGCTTCGGAAAACTACTCGTCGCTCGCCACGCAATTGGCGATGGGGAACCTCCTTACCGACAAGTATAGCGAAGGCTTTCCCTTCCACCGCTTCTATGCGGGATGTGAAAATGTTGACCGGATCGAAGCGCTCGCTGTCGAAGAGCTGAAAAAACTTTTTAACGCCGAACATGCTTACGTTCAACCCCACTCGGGAGCCGATGCGAATCTGGTTGCTTTTTGGGCCATCTTGGTTCACCGCGTTCAAAATCCCAATGTAAAGCGGCTTTACAACAAGAGTGTCGATGAGCTTTCTACCGAAGAATATGAGGAGATCCGGCAGCTGATGCTCAACCAGAAGATGATGGGCTTGTCGTTGGATGCGGGGGGACACCTGACGCATGGTTTCCGCCACAACGTGTCGGCAAAGATGATGCAGGCGGTCACCTATGGGGTCGATCCCAAGACCGAAGAGATGGACTACAAGGCGATCGAAGAGCAGGCGATGCGGGAAAAACCGACCATTTTAATTGCGGGCTACTCGGCCTATCCAAGGCTGGTGAACTTTGCGAAGATGCGAGAGATTGCCGATAAGTGTGGCGCTGTCTTTGTGGTCGATATGGCTCACTTTGCAGGGCTGGTTGCGGGTAAGGTGTTGACCGGAGAGTATGACCCCGTTCCTTACGCTGACATTGTGACCTCTACGACCCATAAGACACTGCGCGGTCCCCGTGGCGGATTGATTTTATGCAAGAAAGAGTACCGGGAAGTGATCGATAAGGGATGTCCGCTTGTTCTCGGCGGTCCCCTCCCCCATGTGATGGCAGCCAAGGCGGTGGCCTTTAAAGAGGCAAATAGTGAAGCGTTTCAAAATTATGCGAAACAGGTGGTTCTCAATGCGCAGGCTTTTGCTGAGAGTTTGCTCCGAAAAGATGTCCGGCTCGTGACAGGGGGAACCGACAACCATCTCCTCGTTGTTGACGTGATGTCAAGCTTTGGCTTGACAGGGCGGCAGGCGGAGGTTGCGATGCGAGAGGCGCTGATGACCGTGAACCGAAATGCGATTCCCAATGACCCGAATGGGGCGTGGTACACCTCGGGCGTGCGGATCGGGACACCCGCACTCACTTCACGGGGGCTGAAGGAAAATGAGATGAGAGAGATTGCCGATTTAATGGTCGATCTGCTAAAAGTAACCCAAGCGAAAGTGGTGGAACGGACAGGGAACCTAAGCAAGGCGAAGGTGTCGATCGATGCCACAGTCCTTGAAAGAGCAAGACATGAAGTTACGCGATTATTAAGTGAGTTCCCCCTCTATCCAGAGCTTGGAGCAGTTTAA
- a CDS encoding ATP-dependent Clp protease proteolytic subunit, translating to MSEEENEETSRNFDSKVEHLLLEKRRIFFSEAVSDKSAKDAIRKLWYLEHQAPGEPILFVINSPGGSVDSGFAIWDQIQMITSPITTLVTGLAASMGSILSLAAAPGKRYATQNARIMIHQPLIAGVIQGQATDLEIQAKEIIKTRKQIVDAYAAATGKDHALIEKTIDRDTWMSAEEAKDFGLLDGIVSSYKELGFE from the coding sequence ATGAGCGAAGAAGAAAACGAAGAAACCTCCCGCAATTTTGACTCAAAGGTCGAGCACCTTCTCTTAGAGAAGCGGCGGATCTTTTTTTCAGAAGCGGTTTCCGACAAAAGTGCCAAGGATGCGATCCGAAAACTCTGGTACCTCGAACATCAAGCGCCTGGCGAGCCGATCCTCTTTGTGATCAACTCTCCTGGAGGCTCTGTCGACTCGGGCTTTGCGATCTGGGATCAGATCCAGATGATCACCTCCCCCATCACCACCCTGGTCACCGGGCTTGCAGCATCGATGGGATCGATCCTCAGCTTGGCAGCGGCTCCTGGCAAACGGTATGCAACGCAAAATGCGCGGATCATGATCCACCAACCGCTGATCGCAGGGGTGATCCAAGGACAAGCGACCGACCTTGAGATCCAAGCAAAAGAAATCATCAAGACCCGGAAGCAAATTGTCGATGCCTATGCGGCGGCTACCGGAAAAGACCATGCTCTGATTGAAAAAACCATCGATCGAGACACCTGGATGAGCGCTGAAGAGGCAAAAGACTTTGGTCTCCTCGATGGGATCGTCTCTTCCTACAAAGAGCTTGGGTTTGAGTAA
- the dapF gene encoding diaminopimelate epimerase — MELSFSKYHGTGNDFILIDDREGNLSLSSDIITSLCHRQYGIGADGIILLTPSEEGDFGMQIFNRDGSEAEMCGNGLRCLVQFLRDLGEGGDSFQIETMKKIYPCMIEKGKIFVSMGIPKIVEEKESHFLLEVGVPHFVTFVDDLASFEKGAKKHFSSLGVNINYAKFDPCGVIYMRTFERGVEEETFSCGSGATAVCMAAWKRFGLAGPVDIHFHSGQQLQFKLITKDGVLQDLIMSGGVTHVFNGTMVCVSDGQPFQTPAQC; from the coding sequence GTGGAACTTTCCTTTTCCAAATACCATGGAACGGGAAACGATTTTATCTTGATCGACGATCGAGAGGGAAATCTTTCCCTCTCTTCTGATATCATCACTTCTCTTTGTCACCGCCAATATGGAATTGGGGCCGATGGGATCATCCTCCTCACACCTTCGGAGGAAGGGGATTTTGGGATGCAGATTTTTAATCGGGATGGCTCAGAAGCGGAGATGTGTGGCAATGGACTCCGTTGCCTTGTCCAATTTTTGCGCGATCTGGGGGAAGGAGGCGATAGCTTTCAGATCGAAACGATGAAAAAGATCTATCCCTGTATGATCGAGAAGGGAAAAATCTTTGTGTCGATGGGGATTCCAAAGATCGTCGAAGAAAAAGAGTCCCACTTCCTCCTTGAGGTGGGGGTTCCCCACTTTGTCACCTTTGTTGATGATCTTGCTTCTTTCGAGAAAGGGGCAAAAAAACACTTTTCTTCTTTAGGTGTAAATATCAACTATGCTAAGTTCGATCCCTGCGGCGTCATCTATATGCGCACGTTTGAGAGGGGTGTCGAAGAAGAGACCTTCTCATGTGGCAGTGGCGCGACGGCCGTTTGCATGGCAGCATGGAAGCGGTTTGGGCTCGCTGGCCCAGTTGATATACACTTTCACTCTGGACAGCAGCTCCAATTTAAGCTAATAACAAAAGATGGGGTGTTACAAGACCTGATCATGTCAGGTGGTGTCACCCATGTTTTTAATGGCACCATGGTATGTGTGAGTGACGGCCAACCCTTTCAAACCCCAGCACAGTGCTGA